In Macaca thibetana thibetana isolate TM-01 chromosome Y, ASM2454274v1, whole genome shotgun sequence, one genomic interval encodes:
- the LOC126947123 gene encoding uncharacterized protein LOC126947123, with protein MIGCYAANLRNFGLHSTRTTLRTSSLYWVQESLGSRTEMQESLGSRTEMQESLGSRTEMQESLGSRTEMQESLGSRTEMQESLGSRTEMQESLGSRTEMQTLIKEAWYTRPEILHLQ; from the coding sequence ATGATTGGCTGTTATGCAGCGAACCTCAGGAACTTTGGACTCCACAGCACTAGGACCACTCTCAGGACTTCCAGTCTGTACTGGGTGCAGGAATCACTGGGGAGTCGGACTGAAATGCAGGAATCACTGGGGAGTCGGACTGAAATGCAGGAATCACTGGGGAGTCGGACTGAAATGCAGGAATCACTGGGGAGTCGGACTGAAATGCAGGAATCACTGGGGAGTCGGACTGAAATGCAGGAATCACTGGGGAGTCGGACTGAAATGCAGGAATCACTGGGGAGTCGGACTGAAATGCAGACTCTGATTAAGGAGGCCTGGTACAcgaggcctgagattctgcatctcCAGTAA